In the Fibrobacter sp. UWR4 genome, one interval contains:
- the rhuM gene encoding RhuM family protein yields the protein MENQPEKAPEKGEIIAYHADGELHLDVRLENETVWLTQAQMAELFQKNQSVIARHIQNAFKEKEIEKESNMQILHNTLSKFKPTTIYSLDVIISVGYRVKSIQGTYFRRWANQVLKNHLLKGYSINQRLMLSEQRIDQQLVNHEKHLQSHDNRLDVSENRLDALEKQVDFFVKLNTPPTEGAIPAKSWWSGYEFAAQLVRSAKQEIIIIDPYADDRTLRLLAKKSAGVKGFVYSARVTRTMKEEENLLNRQNPTVQVLNIRDVHDRFIIVDDIVYHVGASIKDLGNKLTAFSVLEFLTKEQLLNLISSPPIFPGR from the coding sequence ATGGAAAATCAACCGGAAAAAGCGCCTGAAAAAGGCGAAATCATCGCCTACCATGCCGATGGCGAATTGCATCTTGATGTCCGTCTCGAAAACGAAACCGTCTGGCTGACGCAGGCTCAAATGGCGGAGTTATTTCAAAAAAATCAATCCGTCATTGCCAGACATATTCAAAATGCTTTTAAAGAAAAAGAAATTGAAAAAGAAAGTAATATGCAAATTTTGCATAATACCCTCTCAAAATTTAAACCGACTACTATTTACTCACTGGATGTCATTATTTCCGTAGGATACCGGGTAAAATCTATTCAAGGAACTTATTTTCGTCGCTGGGCAAACCAAGTCCTGAAAAACCACCTTCTCAAAGGCTACAGTATCAACCAACGTTTGATGCTATCCGAGCAACGTATTGACCAGCAACTAGTCAATCACGAGAAACATCTACAATCTCACGACAATCGGCTAGACGTCTCTGAAAATCGCCTTGACGCTCTCGAAAAGCAAGTAGATTTCTTTGTCAAGCTAAACACGCCTCCCACAGAAGGCGCAATTCCTGCGAAATCCTGGTGGAGCGGCTACGAATTCGCAGCCCAACTCGTCCGTTCAGCAAAACAAGAAATCATAATCATCGATCCCTATGCAGACGACAGAACTCTCCGACTCCTGGCAAAAAAGTCTGCAGGAGTAAAGGGATTTGTCTATTCTGCACGAGTCACCCGCACAATGAAAGAAGAAGAGAATCTATTAAATCGTCAAAACCCCACCGTACAAGTCCTGAATATTCGAGATGTTCACGACCGTTTTATCATCGTCGACGACATAGTCTATCACGTAGGAGCATCCATAAAGGATTTGGGCAACAAGTTGACCGCATTTTCTGTTTTAGAATTTTTGACGAAAGAGCAATTGCTAAATCTGATTAGTTCCCCGCCTATTTTTCCAGGCCGATGA